One window of the Oncorhynchus mykiss isolate Arlee chromosome 5, USDA_OmykA_1.1, whole genome shotgun sequence genome contains the following:
- the aqp12 gene encoding aquaporin 12: protein MSGLNVSLAYFLAVVVFGAAFRSLFRKWPRLSVAAEFPASYVLVACWLEVQTIKEVGEWAGGLGPDVTLTILFLVLLTHGVICAGATGNPSLTLMNFLLLETPTLHTLLALVAQFLGAHLALLGAGYYWALELNDMHMIKNLMSRECSTALRVSLVQGVFSECVCAFIFYLIYLSLKRRSALIRVPLVAAVLTFFSHSASDYTMAFLNPSLAYGLTFYCPGFTFTEYSVVYWLGPIFGMTLALLLYMGHIPRIFTKNLLYSQKTHFQVPKGEGDKKK, encoded by the exons ATGTCTGGACTCAATGTCTCCCTTGCTTACTTTCTCGCTGTTGTGGTGTTTGGTGCAGCCTTTAGAAGCCTTTTCAGAAAATGGCCTCGTTTGAGTGTTGCAGCAGAGTTTCCGGCCTCGTATGTGCTGGTGGCATGCTGGCTGGAGGTGCAGACCATTAAAGAGGTGGGCGAGTGGGCAGGAGGACTGGGTCCGGACGTGACTCTAACCATACTGTTTTTAGTGCTGCTTACCCATGGTGTGATCTGTGCCGGAGCCACCGGAAACCCTTCCCTGACTCTGATGAATTTCCTGCTGCTGGAGACCCCTACTCTGCACACTCTGCTGGCTCTGGTTGCTCAGTTCCTGGGGGCACACCTGGCTCTGCTTGGGGCTGGCTACTACTGGGCCCTGGAGCTTAACGACATGCACATGATCAAGAACCTGATGTCAAGGGAGTGCAGCACAGCCCTGCGTGTCTCCCTGGTGCAGGGGGTcttttctgagtgtgtgtgtgcattcatctTTTATCTGATATACCTCAGCCTGAAACGTCGCTCTGCGCTGATTCGGGTTCCTCTTGTTGCAGCTGTGCTCACCTTCTTCTCCCATTCAG CCAGTGATTATACCATGGCTTTCCTGAACCCCTCCCTGGCCTATGGCCTTACCTTCTACTGTCCCGGGTTCACCTTTACGGAGTACTCAGTGGTCTACTGGCTTGGGCCCATTTTTG GAATGACCCTTGCCCTTCTCCTGTACATGGGCCACATTCCCAGGATTTTTACCAAGAACCTGCTGTATTCCCAGAAAACCCACTTCCAGGtgccaaagggggagggagaTAAAAAAAAGTGA
- the rpp21 gene encoding ribonuclease P protein subunit p21, with protein sequence MAANLKDKEAYQRLNFLYQAAHCVLSQTPENVELARFYCFTQKTIAKRLVLRQDPSVKRTLCKKCCSLLVPGVTATARQRRIKYRNRMTVLQCLSCGQSKRFLNNPKHRLWVDQYEAQLENQSQPEQGHSTKEMQKEKADGPVSQKSSTGPSSTQHQVSPSKP encoded by the exons ATGGCAGCAAACTTGAAAGACAAGGAAGCCTATCAAAGACTGAACTTTCTATATCAG GCTGCACACTGTGTTTTGTCTCAAACCCCTGAGAATGTGGAATTGGCTCGTTTTTACTGCTTCACTCAGAAGACCATTGCAAAACGTTTGGTGCTGAGACA AGACCCCTCTGTGAAAAGAACATTATGTAAGAAGTGCTGCTCTTTGCTGGTCCCAGGAGTAACTGCCACAGCCAGACAGAGAA GGATTAAGTACAGAAACCGCATGACTGTGCTGCAGTGTCTCAGCTGTGGACAGAGCAAGAGGTTCCTTAACAATCCGAAGCATCGCCTGTGGGTGGACCAGTATGAGGCCCAGCTGGAGAACCAATCACAGCCAG AACAAGGTCACTCCACTAAAGAGATGCAGAAGGAGAAAGCTGATGGACCCGTATCTCAGAAATCCTCTACAGGGCCTTCCTCTACCCAGCACCAGGTGTCTCCATCAAAGCCCTAA